attttaaaggtaaaattatatttttggtcccccagtttatctccaattttggatttggttcccctataatttaattcacaaatttggtctcCCAATTTTATAAATCCCTGCAAAACTGGTCCAGGAAGCTCGatttggacgttgaccgttaacTTCAGAcgttgactgtcacgtgtcaatGTCTGAGTAATTTCCTTTAAAAGCTTCATTTTTTGTAGATAAAGTTGTACTTTTGATCCCTcagttttactccaatttcgattttggtcctcttataatttaattcgcaCATTTGGTCCctcagttttataaatccctttatAAATTCAGCCAAATTTTATTACTGGAAaagttgtatttcaaatttcaaacaaaaataccatTGTCATACATAGGTCACTTAAGTAGTCGTATACGCATAATACCGCATGGaagagcaaaaaaagaaaaaaaaatagggggtTATTACAAAACTTGTTAAAGTAAGAGATATGAAAATTTCTGACCCAGGTTGAGATTCATGCACCACTTTCCCAAGTTGAACAACCCCGGAAATGGGAAAGAGACAAAAAGTGATTTTTCTCTGGGTTCCAAGTGAGTGAAAAACTTGCAATGAAAAAGAAGTGCAAGATTTATCAAGACCTACCATGTCTCTAGCACCAGTAGCTAAACcattcaaaaaacaaattttgcaGGAACAATTTATAAAGGATTTATAAAGCTGGGAGACTAAATGTGTGAATTAAACTATAGGGGGACTaaaatcgaaattggagtaaaactgggggaccaaaagtacaattttacctacaaaaaatgaagtttttACATGGAACCACTCAAACGTTGACATGTGTCATTGGCACGTGGCAGTCATACGTAACATTAACACGTAACAATCAATGTCTGAAgttaacggtcaacgtccaaatCGGACTTATAGGACCAATTTTGCAGGGATTTACTTATAAAATTggggaccaaatttgtgaattaaattataggaagACCAAATCCATAATTAGAGATAAAGTGGGGGatcaattttacaattttgccTATTTTAAATTGTCTAGTAATTTGCGTGAGTTGAACAAGTTGGACTGTTGGAGGCTGTGGAAACAATTTCAGGATAAGCTTGTTACTGTGGTATTAAATAGGCTATTTGCCAATATTCTCTTCCCCACAATTCCCAACCTATTCGATTGCATATGGATACATGGATCTCTATCTGCATTATGAACTAAACATTCGCATACGCAACagcaacacaaacttagaaaaCAGTAACTAACATTAGGTATAGTTTTTTAAATGAGAGAATATACTCCGTGATAGGTGATAATAAATGATAGAAAAgtaaatataattgttaatataatatgggagaaaaaaagatttaaaaaaataataaatgttaattacATGCTTAGAGCGGAGAAATGTTCACCAATCAATAcacttttgaaatatttaaaaataaccttTTAACATTTTCTTACACTCTTACACAGTCTTACACTCTTACACAATCAGCCTCACTAATTGACTAAGATTCATTGTGGAGAATAGTTAAGGCAACGGATGAAAACGAGTAAAAGTGGGATGGAGTAGTTTGtactatttaaattattttaagataaattattttaaaaattaataaatttattatatataataaattatgattaaatgattgtattaaaaaatttacactactaatatttaattatttttttcatatctaTTTGATTGGAGATAAGGTTTGATACTCATCAGGTGAGGTGTGAGACTGTGAGAGAAATATGTAAGTAGACCCcatattcctttttttctttcttgtggaacttttatttatttcatggaCTTTTACGATGTCTCTAGTTATTGGTTAAGGACACGATCGTAACAAATGGACGGCAATTAGTTCAAAAGATGATATGTAATAAGGGAGATGAAAGGCTGCCACGGATGCCTACTACAGTAATCAAATGACTAAGTGTTcggttgaatttattttaaaaaatacttatgaaCAATTCTttgagataattttaaaaaatgatttttttttaaatagtagtAGTACCAAACAAGCACTTGTTGGTTTAGGTCAATGAGATTCTGAATTGAGgtattaaatttaagttttctgaataaaaaaaaggaaaatatgttTCAGAGAATTTTTCTACTTTAAATAAGCTTAtttggtttataatttttttgatatcAAAAgtctcaaattaattaataaaaaaaatacacagttTGAGTTTGTGTACTTCTGAAATTCATAAAAGTggcaaaaacatatataaattaatttttcaattgacTTGAACTTCATTTTAGAAACTTAAACTAAATTTGAGTAATTTTTTACTTGACTTACTATACTTGACAACCCACATCAAGTCTGAGGCAAAGCTTTTTTTGgagaaataatttaatgataaacaaatttaaatagttgaagagatgatataaaaaattaaaggataaattttttgactatttttttaaaatattaacacaaCGGCATGCAACtttagaaaaacaaatttaaaaattttctctatataattaatatttgctaAATATCTTTCTCCACTCTGGGCAGCTTGCTCCGCATGATGATGCTATATtgttgatgagaatcatgactAAGCTAATAAGAGTTTGGAAATACAATACTTTATGCCTTCCatcctaaaataataattgtcctaaattattttatactaataaaaaaataaatagataaaaaataataattttatacaattaattttatatcatcattaatttacttataaatgttattatctattattaatattataaattatacaagtgaaaaaagataattaatattacattaaaaaaaattaaaatgataaatattttaggaatatttttttttcttataatggtAAAGAGAGTAATGAATTGGAATCTTGAGCTATGATGCTTCGCTTCTGATTAGTTGGTTTCATCCCATTGTGGAAGGGTAAGACAAATGCGGTTATATTTTACTCTAAAGCCTTTTGGATTATCTTCTCAttacataaacaaaatatctcAGCTCAATTTCATCATCACCttacttataaataaatatatctagATAGTGAAGGCAACTATGTTTgagttatcttttattttccccATTCAACCATGAAAGTAtcgattttagtttttattattaatttaattcatcaaTAATGTATTAATATACAACCTATCATTGCCTACCACAAACTAATGGTTTGCTGTTAACCTTGATCCTTGTAATTTGatgtaatttttctattttcaaaattaaataaatttggtttctattgatttttttaaactaaaatcctcaaattctaatttttacccaaaatatttataaattaaatcaattaaatcataTTCTTTCACTCAcctaccaaaaaaaattattttactcaaCTCACAAACCAAAACATATGTTTTTGCtgtaaacaaaatatctttatGATTAAAAGTCATGAGATTAATTTTCTAGAAGTGATAATCACAAGTGGATTTTTGTCttttccaatattttttttccattcacACAATCAAATAATTGAATCCCAATCAAAATAAagtcttaaaaagaaaaacttcaaaTCCTAATATCACATCTTACAAGTTTCATCAAACTTTCACTAAACCTTCTTGCTTCTAatctcttaaaattattttatacttcaaATCCTAATATCACATCTTACAAGTTTCATCATTACACTCCCCTCCCCTTCCTGGAATCTTGacagaaagtaaaaaaattgagagtttgatataattaatataactatAGAAGATTCAAGTTtggttaattttaataatagaaagATTTAGTTTAATAAAAGAATGCAATTAAAATTGCACGaggaatcaaataaatattaaggtTATTAGAGAGTTGATCATCTAcgcaaatatgtttttttagaaattgGTGACAAGGTTTGTATATAATATAGCAATAATGTACTGACAAGTAGAGTTGAATGATGATTGTAAGAGTATCTTCAACCctgattttttagttttttaattattttttcatgcaatattttttataatctccACCATCGTGTCATGTCactcataaaaaatttatgcataattttactcaaatggaagaaattacaagaaatttaaaaaattcacacatttatattttttaattataacttaattattattccaattaaacaattaattcatttttttaatttttatgtatacaactaataaatatgaataattgaagaaaatattaaatattaattaaaaataataaaattacataacatTGAAAGCAAatgcataataattaaaaatacatttttacataataataaataattaaacacactgacattgaaataaaaaaaaatgatgaaaaataaaaaatattacataaaattaattagttattttcaTTTCCAAAACGTTCCTAAATATGCTCAACTAAATTTGCTTGAAGTTGACcgtatttttgtttgttatgaACTTCTGCTCTCCTTTGAATATATGTTGATATGATATTATGATGAACACCTAAAGATACTTCGAATGTTGACATGTTATTACCTACACTATCGtaatcaatattattttgatgtgtCAAGTTCGCCCTCAACAATCATGTTATGCGATATGATGCATGCATAGATGATATTCTTCATTTTAGCAGCATCCCAAAAACGTTTCGGACCACGTATAATCACGAATCGAGATTAGAGCACTCTGAACGCCTATTCTACATCCTTTCTTGCCAATTCTTGTCGTTGTGCAaataatttttgcttttttcCTCATGGCATTGAGATGGTCTTCACACATGTAGCAAAGTCTGGATAAATGTCATCCGCTAAATAGTATTTCATATTATATTGGGTTCTATTCACTGTGTATTGCACTGCTGGCGCATGTCTGGATAAATGTCATCCGCTAAATAGTATTTCATATTATATTGGGTTCTATTCACTGTGTATTGCACTGTTGGCGCATGTCTTGACAAAACTTCATCAAACACATTAGATTCATTTAACACAGTAATGTCATTATTTGAACCCACGGTGCCAAAAAATGCATGTCAAATCCACAAGTCTTGTGATGTCACAACTTCAAGAATGATTATTGGGTTGCAATTATCACATTGACAAAATTAACCTTTCCACGCAATTGGACAATTTTATCATTCCCAGTGCATACAATCAATAGAACCTAAAATACCTGAAAATCCGCGTGCCACTCCTATTTGTAGTAGTCGTTCGATGTCTTCATTATTTGGTCTTCTCAAGTACTTATTCCCAAATATGGTGCAAATGCCTGATACAAATCGCTCTAAGCATTCCACTATAGTTGTTTCACCAATTCGAACATATTCATCCACACCGTCAGCAAGCGAGCCATAAGCCAATATACGAAGAGCAGTTGTGCATTTCTGCAATGGAGATAGGCCTTTTTGTTGCAGTGCATTAACCTTCATTTGAAAGTAATCATCATGATTGCTGAGCGCATCTACAATTCGGAGAAACACATGCCTTCACATACGAAACCTTCTTCAGAACTAAATCTCTATGTACACAGGATTTGTTGAGAAATAGTCATTGAAAAATCGATCATGACCTTCTTCACAATTCCGATGTACCACTCTTCTTCTTTGCCTATGCCTAGTGGTGTTCCCATGTAGTTGTAGTGGGCTCTTAAGTATCAACCTAATGATTTTGTCATCGGTGTTGTCTTCCAATTCCTCATTTATCATTTGATCCAAAACTTCATCTAAATCGATGTTTGGATCCATTATATGATAACTGAAGTGTTTGACATCAGAGAGAAATATTGTGTAATTTGTATAAGAACATGTGAGAATGATGAAACATTGGACATTTATATAACTTCATTCATAACAGTTAGTTTTCCAATGGCTAGTTTTATAACGGCTAATTTTCCAATgttgataattatattgatgGGATCCATTttagagagaataaaaaaggttaagacttgataagaataagaaaaaaaattaggagtAGAAATATTGTGTGCAAAACTCCATAACACTGACCCAAATTTATAGTGAATAATATCTAACGAAAAAAAATTTGTCTCACAACGATAATATCTCCCCAGGCAACAATAATAACTTTATCCAAAAAATTGTGATAAACATTCCCCAAATTTATTGTGTGCAAAACATTCCACATCCTTCCTTCCCCACTGCCTTGTCCCATTACCTcgttctcttttctctcttcaaaatcctttttttcTAGAACCTTCCCCACCAAcccttttgttttctctctctcttcacacGTCCAAACCTCTATCTCTCCAAAATCTTTTCTCTCCTCACACATCACCAGCGCCGACCATCGCCCACTGTCTCCATCACCAAGCGTCCACCATCAACCAACGACAATCCTCTCCACCATTGCGCATCATCCATCGTCACCAATATTGGTCATCATGCGTCTTGCGCCGACACCTCCAACCATCACTATGTCTCCATTGTGCCACCTTCGTAGGTCGTCAATGCTATTGGAGATCTGGTTTTccactttccttttttttccctttcatcTCTTCAATCTAGTTCATGGAGACCATTTTCTCCCTTTACTGTATTGTTCTGAATCTGGATCTGAATGAGATTTTTTTGTTCAACTTTTATGAATTTTGGGATTCATTGTGGTTCTTTGTTCATTTGAGTTTCTGTTCATTGTTCTTCTCTTGGGATGATTATGTTCCCTTTCGTTCGTACATGCATTATACTTGTTAGTtgtgaagaaattatttttttaatgttgagatattgttttttatataagaaacgaTTATGAAGAGTGAAGCAACACACCCTGCCACGTGGGTTTGCTCTagtgacaaaaaaatttaaggaatgGTTTCTTTACACTAAGCACCTGGGAAGAAATCGTCGTTGGAGATGCTCAAAAAAGCAAATAATGAATACATAAAGTAACTTGGATGGGTCTAGATGCAACAGTCGTTTTACTAAACAGAAGAATTGTATGAGGCATCACTCTAAAATCATGGAGTTTGGTATTTTGTGGTTGCTCGCTCATGTAGTGCAAGAGTTGCCTGGTTTTTTTTCCCGTAAATACACCTTTTCTCTTCTGTTTTTTTCCAATCTACACTACTTTgcaatttaatttctaatatacACTACTTGagactttctctctcctttttgttttttataatttaaaatattataaaatataaatattatgctatataatttttttaattggttttaaaattacttatttattaaattaaatattataattgttttttatttttttaaagaaaatgatattattaaatataattatttttgttttattatttaatttacttaacatattttttaggtgaatatttttatttaaaatttgaattttctaatataactatttttaatataattatattactaaatataattagtttgtttatgtcattagatttaattaaaaatgaaaagactttttgtttaacaacttatttatagaagaacattatattgcattatcaataaaatatttaagcaaTTACACTTGGCTAAGGAAAAACTTTAGATGGAGATATGTTAGGACAATTGTTTCTGTTATAACCATGTTGCTggcaaatttcatattttttttctactttctcgttcattttcttcttcgtcCATCTCAGTAGGAATGCGAGTTGAAACGGGACGACCCTTTGTCGTCCTCTTTCTCCTTGGATTAGGACCCCATTGATCTCATTCATATTCTTGCCACATTGATTCGGgtgacaacaaaaaataattgttaattaaatatctttaaagatattttcaatatatttttattataaaaaataactcatatttagcagttattagtatcttttggatattttaatcttttcttttcatatctgcaagccataaataataaaaatatcaattattatcacttaagccaaaaataactactaaataaatatttttaaacattttcaatatatttttatttaaagatattttcaataaatatttttaaagatattttcaatatagcaGTTACTactctttgaaattttatgtctattgtataagatagatgtatcaattaattttttactgtgttttttagtttattttaatactactaactaattttcttatttttttaattaacgaacataacaaaaaaaatatcaacaacacataaatttaactataaaaGTACATacaaagtaactaaaaaattatactctaaTTTAGTTTACGTGACAAGGATCTTGTTGTCTCTCATACTTCTTCTCAAGAGCAAGTTGCAGATATCATGACCAAGCCTTTCTCAACCAGCAGATTCCTAAGTTTACGTGACAAACTCAATGTAGTTGATTGTGCCAATCAACTACCTTGAGTTTGAGGGGGGAATATTAGGAGTATGAGAATAAAAGACTCTCTTTTATTCTTTGTTAGTTGATATCTTCTGTTAAGATTTGTAATAGTTGTTAAACAACTCATAGGTGTCTCCTTTCTGTTAGAATTGTGTAACTAACTTAGCCTTTGCTAAGTTATGCTGCACCTTATAAATAGGACTAAGATCTCTCtctgtaatttagtttttatctttctcaGTTTTATACAATTGATTTTCCTAAgagtttctctcttcttctagATACTTTCTTTCTATTAATATATTAGGAGTATGAGAATAAAAGACTCTCTTTTATTCTTTGTTAGTTGATATGTTCTGTTAAGATTTGTAACAATTGTTAAACAGCTCATAGGTCTCCTTTCTGTCAGAACTGTGTAACTAACTTAGCCTTTGCTAAGTTATGTTGCACCTTATAAATAGGACTAAGATCTTTCtctgtaatttagtttttatctttctcaGTTTTATACAGTTGATTTTCCTAAgagtttctctcttcttttagatattttcttttggtttgtTTCTATTAATATGGTATCATAGAGCCTTTTTCCTTCCCCTGTGAGAAAATGACATCACCTTCCACAACCTTTTCCCAAACAGTAGCTTGCAAGCTTGATGAGAAAAATTACATGAATTGGCACTAGCAAGTTAATGCTGTCCTTCGAGctcattaattagaaaaatatgtcGTCAATCTTGTTGTTCCTCTCAAGTACCTCTCCGAAGAAGATCGTGCAGCAGGGACAATCAATCCAGAATTTACGAATTGGGATCGTCAAGATGCTCTAATCATGTCTTGGCTTCTTTCTACACTTTCTAATTCAATTCTCAGTCGTGTTGTGACTTGCTGTCATTCGTTCCAAGTCTGGAACACCATTCGCTCCCATTTTCATGGTCTTACGCATGCAAGAACCACACAATTACGCTTGGAACTGCGAACCATCAAGAAAGACAACAAATCTTGCAGTGAGTATCTGCAAAGAATTAAGCAATTGTGTGATACTCTAACAATAATTGGTGATGCAATCTCCAATTGTGAACAAATAGACGCTATTCTTTGTGGTCTTCCTCCTGAATATGAAGCACTCATCTTTACAATCACAACATTTCTTACTCGTGATGTTGATGTCTCTGTTCTTGATATCGAAACCATGATTCTTGCGCATGAAGCGCGTCTTGAGTAACACAAGCAAACTGCTCTACAGGAGCCTCTAACATTGAATCTTGTTGAATCTACTTCAGCGCCACATTCTGTTCCAGCCAACATTCCAGAAAATCACGTAGTTGCGAACTACATTTCTGCTCAAGGAGCTACTATGGCCGTGGACAGAATCGCGGCCGTGGCGCACAAGGTCGCGGTGGCCAAGTCCAGTGTCAGATCTGCAAGAAACGTGGCCACAAAGCCTCAACGTGTTACCGCAGGTCCGTTGTGGCTCCGTTTGGCAACTTTGGATCCCCATACTCTTTCTTTGGACCATCATTTTCTGGGTCATCCTTCTCTCAGGTTGGTTTGTACAGCTTCAACACAATTTTGCACCACCCAACTTTGGTGCTCTGCAATTTTTCGGCACCATGCAGCAACCACACTTTGCTAATGGCACCACTCCCACTCCCTGGATGCCATACTTACCTGGTCCACATTTTCAGAACCCAGCGCCTCCTTTTGGTTATCAACCCACTCACTATCCCACCCAATAATGGCACCACCTTCCAGCAGTAGCAAATTCCACCTACTGCTAACATTTCTCAGGCTTGGTTTCCAGATTCAGGTGCTTCACACCATGCAACCAATGATCCACATAATCTCCTTCAGAGCAGTACAGCTGCAGGAAATGAACATATCCTAATGGCTAATGGCACAGGTACAAGAATCTCTTCCATAGGCTCAAATCTGTTTAGGTCCCCCTATTTTCCAACCACTACTCTCTCCCTTAAAAATTTATTGCTAGTTCCCTCCCTTACCAAAAATTTACTTAGTGTTAGTAAATTCACTCGAGATAATAACTGTTTCTTTGAGTTTCATCCTTCATATTGTTGTGTTAAATCTCAGGATTCATATAAAGTTCTTCTTCAAGGAGCTTTTGGAGAAGATGGCTTATACAAGCTTTACCCTTCACTTGCAAGAACCACTTCTCATAACAACAACACACACTCTTCTGCTAGTGTCCACAACAGTCTCCTTAGTCCAAAAGAAATTCATAATATTGTTGTATCTAGTTCCTTTAAACTTTGGCATCAAAGAATAGGCCATCCTAACAAGGATGCACTAGCAATTGTActaaataaatgtaatatacCCTTTATCAATAAAACTAGCAGTGATTTTTGTAATTCTTGCTCTATAGCCAAATCTCACAAACTACCCTATTCTCCCTCTTCTACTGTTTATACTGCACCTCTTGAATTAGTATTCTTTGATGTTTGGGGGCCCTCTTCAGTAAAGTCATCTTGTGGATTCTTGTATTTCCTAACTTGTGTTGATGCCTATTCCAAATTCACCTGGATTTATCTGCTTAATCATAAATTTGATGTTTCTAACAAGTTTCATCTTTTTAAAGCTATGGCAGAAAAATAGTTTCAAACACTACTTAAATCTATTCAAATTGATGGAGGAACAGAATTTAAACCACTGACCCCTTTACTTCAGCAGCAGGGAATCATTCACAGGTTAACTTGTCCTTATACCCATCATCAAAATGGGTCTGTAGAAAGAAAACATAGGCAGATTGTTGAGTTGGGTCTTGCTATGTTAAATCAAGCATCTGTGCCTTTGGAATATTGGGATCATGCCTTCCTCACTGCCACCTATCTCATTAATCTTCTTCCATCATCATCACTTAATTTTGAAACCCCAtactacacttttttttaaaagagttcCTAATTACAAGGCACTTAGAGTTTTTGGTTGTGCTTGCTTTCCGTGTCTAAGACCATATAATCAGTCAAAGTTACAGCCAAGGTCTGAAGAATGTCTATTTTTGGGCTATTCTGGAAATCACAAGGGCTACAAGTGTTTAAGTAAACAGGGAAAAATATACATCTCTAAAGATGTGATATTCAATGAAACTCACTTCCCTTTTCTTAGTCTCTTCTCTCCAAAATCTCCCAACACTAGCAGCAATTGCATTCATGTACCCTTCATTAATACAAATCCTTTATCTTACCACCTTCCAATCCTCCTATACCTACTGCTTCCTCCTCATCCATAGaaaatttctctcttccctcacCTAGTCAAAATTCTTCATCAACCAATCAGTCTAATTCCGAAAATACTGCACCAATTTCCTCTACCAATCCAGTCATACCTCCTAACATTCATCCTATGACAACTAGATCAAAAAATGGAATTCTCAAGCCTAGACTCCAGCCAACCTTGCTTCTAACTCATGTTGTGCCTAAAACTGTCAAAACAACACTTAAAGATCCTAAGTGGAAAGATGCTATGGATGAAGAAATGGTTGCACTACTAAAAAACAATACATGGGAACTGGTTCCTAAACCTCATAATAGGCAACCAATTGGTtgcaaatgggtttttagaGTCAAGCATAATTCAGATGGGTCTGTCAGTACAAGGCACGTCTTGTAGCAAAAGGCTTCCATCAACAGTCTGGTTTTGATTTCAAAGAAACATTTTCCCCAATTGTGAAACCTATAACAATTAGAACTATTCTGACTTTAGCCACTTCCTTTCATTGGGATCTTCAGCAAATTGATATTAACAATGGCTTCTTAAATGGCAAACTTGAAGAAATTGTCTATATGCAGCAGCCCCCAGGTTTCGAACATGACAGTAACCTTGTTTGTAAACTAAACAAGGCCCTCTATGGGCTAAAGCAAGCACCTCGTGCATGGTTTGAAAAGCTTTCAACAACTCTCATTTCTCTTGGGTTCAAGGCTAGCAAGTGTGACCCTTCCTTATTTGTCTCTTCCTCATGTGGAAACATAACTTATGCGCTtgtctatgtggatgacataatCCTCACTGGAAATAACAGTGTTCTAATTCAACAACTTATTTCACATCTAAACTCTATTTTCTCTCTTAAACATCTTGGCAAGTTGGACTGCTTCCTTGGGATTGAAGTCAAGTATAATTCCGCAGGTTCTGTCATGCTTTCTCAAACCAAATACATCTCAGATTTGCTTGAAAGAGTAAATATGGAAGAAGCTAAAGGAATTTCCACCCCTATGGTTAGTAATCTCAAATTGTCAAAGCAAGAAACTACATGCTTTGAGAACCATACACTATACATATTTGTGGTTGGTGCTTTGCAGTATGCAACAATCACCCGACCAGAAATTAGCTTCTCAGTAAACAAAGTCTGCCAGTACATGTCCAAACCCATGGAAGAGCATTGGAGAGTTGTCAAACGCATACTTAGGTACCTTAAAGGAACTATAACGCATGGTTTGCTAATCAAATCTACCAAGACCACTCCTTATATCAAGATTTTTGGGttctgtgatgctgattgggctgcaGATCAGGATGATCGTAGATCCACTTTAGGAGCTTGCATTTTTCTTGGGCCTAATTTGGTCCCATGGTGGGCTAAAAATCAAGTTTTGGTTGCTAAATCAACAACTGAGGCAGAATATCGAAGTCTGACTCAAGTTACTTCTGAAATTCTCTGGCTTGAATCTCTTCTCAAGGAGCTTCACATTCCTTTTGATACTCCTCTAATTTTCTATGACAATCAAAGTTCAATAGCTTTAGCTCACAATCCTGTTCTTCATGCTTGTACTAAGCACATGGAACTTGACATTTTCTTCGTTAGAGAAATAGTTCTCAACAAGGATCTTGTTGTCTCTCATATTCCTTCTCAGGAGCAGGTTGCAGATATCATGACCAAGCCTCTCTCAACTAGCAGATTCCTAAGTTTACGTGGCAAACTCAATGTAGTTGATTGTGCCAATCAACCACCTTGAATTTAAGCGGGGAATATTAGGAGTATGAGAATAAAAGACTCTCTTTTATTCTCTATTAGTTGATATGTTCTGTTAAGATTTATAACAGTTGTTAAACAACTAAACAACTCATAGGCCTCCTTTCTGTTAGAACTGTGTAACTAACTTAGCCTTTGATAAGTTATGTTGCACCTTATAAATAGGACTAAGATCTCTCtctgtaatttagtttttatctttctcaGCTTTATACAATTGATTTTCTTAAgagtttctttcttcttctagatattttcttttggtttctttctattaataatcaattatttttttactgtgttttttagtttattttaatactactaactaattttttta
Above is a window of Glycine soja cultivar W05 chromosome 12, ASM419377v2, whole genome shotgun sequence DNA encoding:
- the LOC114378998 gene encoding uncharacterized protein LOC114378998; protein product: MDDAQWWRGLSLVDGGRLVMETVGDGRRWHVFLRIVDALSNHDDYFQMKVNALQQKGLSPLQKCTTALRILAYGSLADGVDEYVRIGETTIVECLERFVSGICTIFGNKYLRRPNNEDIERLLQIGVARGFSGILGSIDCMHWE